Proteins encoded within one genomic window of Streptomyces taklimakanensis:
- a CDS encoding cation acetate symporter, whose product MTGIPNVFLAAEVSSSSRTLTMLVFTLMIAVTLGVTVWAGRQTKSAADFHSGGRGFTGMQNGFAIGSDYMSAASFLGIAGMISLFGYDGFLYSIGFLVAWLVALLLVAELLRNSGRFTMADVLSYRMQQRPVRTAAAVSTITVSIFYLLAQMVGAGAVVALLLGIKPGETYLGMDADTAKIVGIVVVGILMTLYVTFGGMKGTTWVQIIKAAMLMGGTVLLAALVMAIYGFDFGALMSDAANASGSGQSFLEPGLRYGVEVPGDALQTMWNKLDLISLGLALVLGTAGLPHILIRFYTVPDSKAARKSVNWGIGLIGTFYLMTLILGFGAAALVGKEAITAQDAAGNTAAPQLAREVGDHFGGELFGSVMLAVIAAVAFAAILSTVAGLVIASSSSLAHDFYNSVVRKGRASEHEEIKVARLSAFGIGAASIILAIFAQSLNVAFLVGLAFAIAASANLPTLLLSLFWRRFNTRGALAGIYGGLIGAVGLVIFSPVFSGAENALVPGIDIAWFPLTNPGLVSIPLGLLCAIVGTLTSGENNPRRFAELQVRALTGAGAEGAVRH is encoded by the coding sequence ATGACCGGCATCCCGAACGTGTTCCTGGCCGCGGAGGTCAGCTCCAGCAGCCGCACCCTCACCATGCTGGTGTTCACCCTCATGATCGCCGTGACGCTCGGTGTCACCGTGTGGGCCGGGCGCCAGACCAAGTCGGCGGCCGACTTCCACTCCGGCGGCCGCGGGTTCACCGGCATGCAGAACGGGTTCGCCATCGGCAGCGACTACATGTCCGCCGCCTCGTTCCTGGGCATCGCGGGCATGATCTCGCTCTTCGGCTACGACGGCTTCCTGTACTCCATCGGCTTCCTCGTCGCCTGGCTGGTGGCCCTGCTGCTGGTCGCCGAGCTGCTGAGGAACTCCGGACGGTTCACGATGGCCGACGTGCTGTCGTACCGGATGCAGCAGCGTCCGGTGCGCACCGCCGCGGCCGTCTCCACGATCACCGTGTCCATCTTCTACCTGCTGGCCCAGATGGTGGGGGCCGGCGCGGTCGTCGCGCTCCTGCTGGGCATCAAGCCGGGCGAGACGTACCTGGGCATGGACGCGGACACCGCCAAGATCGTGGGCATCGTCGTCGTCGGCATCCTGATGACCCTGTACGTCACCTTCGGCGGCATGAAGGGCACCACCTGGGTGCAGATCATCAAGGCCGCCATGCTGATGGGCGGCACCGTCCTGCTGGCCGCCCTGGTGATGGCCATCTACGGCTTCGACTTCGGCGCGCTGATGAGCGACGCCGCGAACGCCAGCGGTTCCGGGCAGTCCTTCCTGGAACCCGGTCTGCGGTACGGCGTCGAGGTGCCCGGTGACGCCCTGCAGACGATGTGGAACAAGCTCGACCTGATCAGCCTCGGACTGGCGCTGGTACTGGGCACCGCGGGCCTGCCGCACATCCTGATCCGCTTCTACACCGTCCCCGACTCCAAGGCCGCGCGGAAGTCCGTCAACTGGGGCATCGGCCTGATCGGCACCTTCTACCTGATGACCCTGATCCTGGGCTTCGGTGCCGCGGCCCTGGTGGGCAAGGAGGCCATCACGGCCCAGGACGCGGCCGGCAACACCGCCGCTCCCCAGCTGGCCCGGGAGGTGGGCGACCACTTCGGTGGCGAACTCTTCGGTTCGGTGATGCTCGCCGTCATCGCGGCCGTCGCCTTCGCGGCGATCCTCTCCACGGTCGCCGGTCTCGTCATCGCCTCCTCCTCGTCCCTGGCGCACGACTTCTACAACAGCGTGGTGCGCAAGGGCCGGGCCTCGGAGCACGAGGAGATCAAGGTCGCCCGACTGTCCGCGTTCGGCATCGGCGCGGCGTCGATCATCCTGGCGATCTTCGCCCAGAGCCTCAACGTGGCCTTCCTGGTCGGTCTGGCCTTCGCCATCGCGGCCTCGGCCAACCTGCCGACCCTGCTGCTGAGCCTGTTCTGGAGGCGGTTCAACACCCGGGGCGCGCTCGCGGGCATCTACGGCGGCCTGATCGGCGCCGTCGGCCTGGTGATCTTCTCCCCGGTGTTCTCCGGCGCCGAGAACGCCCTCGTCCCGGGCATCGACATCGCCTGGTTCCCGCTGACGAACCCGGGCCTGGTCTCCATCCCGCTCGGCCTGCTGTGCGCGATCGTCGGCACGCTGACGTCCGGCGAGAACAACCCGCGGCGCTTCGCCGAGCTCCAGGTGCGGGCCCTGACCGGGGCCGGTGCCGAGGGCGCGGTCCGGCACTGA
- a CDS encoding DUF485 domain-containing protein has product MSAERPQQTLDPAGEAEDRMVAMHGDPRFENLKRSLMAFVLPMSIAFLAWYLLYVLMSAYARGVMSTVLFGDVNVALVFGLLQFASTFGIAILYSRYAGRKVDPLADDLRAELTGAGDARQGGRA; this is encoded by the coding sequence GTGTCCGCAGAACGTCCGCAACAAACCCTGGACCCCGCCGGGGAAGCGGAGGACCGTATGGTCGCCATGCACGGCGACCCGCGCTTCGAGAACCTCAAGCGCAGCCTGATGGCGTTCGTCCTCCCCATGAGCATCGCCTTCCTGGCCTGGTACCTGCTGTACGTGCTGATGTCGGCCTACGCCCGTGGCGTGATGTCCACGGTCCTGTTCGGCGACGTCAACGTGGCGCTGGTGTTCGGGCTCCTCCAGTTCGCCAGCACCTTCGGCATCGCGATCCTGTACTCCCGCTACGCCGGCCGGAAGGTGGACCCGCTCGCCGACGACCTGCGCGCCGAGCTGACCGGCGCGGGCGACGCGCGGCAGGGAGGACGGGCATGA
- the gltB gene encoding glutamate synthase large subunit, which translates to MRAAPLTAHPAKQGMYDPRDEHDACGVGFVATLTGEASHRLVEQALTILRNLEHRGATGAEADSGDGAGILVQIPDAFFREVADLDLPEAGSYAVGTAFLPTDGTERAEAVSRIETIAADEGLTVLGWREVPVAPDLLGNGARATMPAFRQIFVADGVNSGLALDRKAFVLRKRAEREAGTYFPSLSARTIVYKGMLTTGQLEPFFPDLSDRRFATAIALVHSRFSTNTFPSWPLAHPYRFVAHNGEINTVRGNRNWMRARESQLVSDLFGDSRDGKDLARIFPVCTPDASDSASFDEVLELLHLGGRSLPHSVLMMVPEAWENHPSMDPARRAFYQYHSTMMEPWDGPACVTFTDGTQVGAVLDRNGLRPGRYWVTDDGLVVLSSEVGVLDIDQDRVVRKGRLQPGRMFLVDTAEHRIIEDDEIKASLAAEHPYQEWLDAGIIELGDLPEREHVVHTHASVTRRQQTFGYTEEELRVLVAPMARTGAEPIGSMGTDSPIAALSDRPRLIFDYFTQLFAQVTNPPLDAIREELVTSLISSLGPQGNLLEPTAASCRSVTLPFPVIDNDELAKLVHINADGDMPGMTAVTLSGLYRVAGGGEALAARIEEICAEADTAIADGARLIVLSDRHSDAEHAPIPSLLLTSAVHHHLIRTKQRTQVGLLVEAGDVREVHHVALLIGYGAAAVNPYLAMESVEDLARAGTFLPAGTEPEAAIRNLIKALGKGVLKVMSKMGISTVASYRGAQVFEAVGLDQEFVDTYFHGTATKIGGAGLDVIAKEVAARHAKAYPASGIAPAHRDLEIGGEYQWRREGEPHLFDPETVFRLQHSTRTRRYDIFKQYTKRVDEQSERLMTLRGLFGFASDRPSIPIDEVEPVSEIVKRFSTGAMSYGSISQEAHETLAIAMNRLGAKSNTGEGGEDPERLYDPARRSAIKQVASGRFGVTSEYLVNSDDIQIKMAQGAKPGEGGQLPGPKVYPWVAKTRHSTPGVGLISPPPHHDIYSIEDLAQLIHDLKNANPQARIHVKLVSEVGVGTVAAGVSKAHADVVLISGHDGGTGASPLTSLKHAGGPWELGLAETQQTLLLNGLRDRIVVQTDGQLKTGRDVVIAALLGAEEYGFATAPLVVSGCVMMRVCHLDTCPVGIATQNPVLRERYNGKAEFVVNFFEFIAEEVREILAELGFRTLDEAIGHAEVLDVDRAVDHWKAQGLDLAPLLHVPELPEGAARHQVVAQDHGLEKALDNQLVKLAADALSADTAEAAQPVRAQVPIRNVNRTVGTMLGHEVTRKFGGAGLPDDTIDITFTGSAGQSFGAFLPRGITLRLEGDANDYVGKGLSGGRIVVRPDRSAKHLAEYSTIAGNTLAYGATGGEMFLRGSVGERFCVRNSGALVVSEGVGDHGCEYMTGGTAVVLGPTGRNFGAGMSGGTAYVVDLDPAGVNPDVAGAVEPLDDTDRQRLHDIVRRHHEETGSTVAEALLADWDGAVGRFSKIMPTTYKAVLAAKDAAERAGLSQAETHEKMMEAATNG; encoded by the coding sequence ATGCGTGCTGCGCCCCTGACGGCCCACCCTGCCAAGCAGGGAATGTACGACCCGCGCGATGAGCACGACGCCTGCGGCGTCGGCTTCGTGGCCACCCTCACCGGCGAGGCGAGCCACCGGCTCGTGGAACAGGCCCTGACCATCCTGCGGAACCTGGAACACCGCGGCGCCACCGGCGCCGAGGCGGACTCCGGCGACGGCGCGGGCATCCTGGTCCAGATCCCGGACGCCTTCTTCCGCGAGGTGGCCGACCTCGACCTCCCCGAGGCGGGCTCGTACGCCGTGGGCACCGCCTTCCTCCCCACCGACGGAACGGAGCGCGCCGAGGCCGTCTCCCGCATCGAGACGATCGCCGCCGACGAGGGCCTCACCGTCCTGGGATGGCGCGAGGTCCCCGTCGCCCCCGACCTGCTGGGCAACGGCGCGCGCGCCACCATGCCCGCCTTCCGCCAGATCTTCGTCGCCGACGGGGTCAACAGCGGCCTCGCCCTGGACCGCAAGGCGTTCGTGCTGCGCAAGCGCGCCGAGCGCGAGGCCGGCACCTACTTCCCCTCGCTGTCCGCGCGGACGATCGTCTACAAGGGGATGCTGACCACCGGACAGCTGGAACCCTTCTTCCCCGACCTGTCCGACCGCCGTTTCGCCACCGCCATCGCGCTGGTCCACTCGCGGTTCTCCACCAACACCTTCCCCTCCTGGCCGCTGGCCCACCCCTACCGCTTCGTCGCCCACAACGGCGAGATCAACACCGTGCGCGGCAACCGCAACTGGATGCGCGCCCGCGAGTCCCAACTGGTCTCCGACCTCTTCGGCGACAGCCGGGACGGCAAGGACCTGGCGCGGATCTTCCCCGTCTGCACCCCGGACGCCTCCGACTCCGCCTCCTTCGACGAGGTCCTGGAGCTGCTCCACCTCGGCGGCCGCTCGCTGCCCCACTCCGTGCTGATGATGGTCCCCGAGGCGTGGGAGAACCACCCCTCCATGGACCCGGCCCGACGCGCCTTCTACCAGTACCACTCCACGATGATGGAGCCCTGGGACGGACCGGCCTGCGTCACCTTCACCGACGGCACCCAGGTCGGCGCCGTCCTGGACCGCAACGGTCTGCGTCCGGGCCGCTACTGGGTCACCGACGACGGCCTGGTCGTCCTCTCCTCCGAGGTCGGCGTCCTCGACATCGACCAGGACCGGGTCGTCCGCAAGGGCCGCCTCCAGCCCGGCCGCATGTTCCTGGTGGACACCGCCGAGCACCGGATCATCGAGGACGACGAGATCAAGGCCTCCCTCGCCGCCGAGCACCCCTACCAGGAGTGGCTCGACGCCGGGATCATCGAACTGGGCGACCTGCCCGAGCGCGAGCACGTCGTCCACACCCACGCCTCGGTCACCCGCCGCCAGCAGACCTTCGGCTACACCGAGGAGGAGCTGCGCGTCCTGGTCGCCCCGATGGCCCGCACCGGCGCCGAGCCCATCGGCTCCATGGGCACCGACTCGCCCATCGCCGCGCTCTCCGACCGTCCGCGGTTGATCTTCGACTACTTCACCCAACTGTTCGCGCAGGTCACCAACCCGCCGCTGGACGCCATCCGGGAGGAGCTCGTCACCTCCCTGATCTCCTCCCTCGGCCCCCAGGGCAACCTGCTGGAGCCCACCGCGGCCTCCTGCCGCAGCGTGACCCTGCCCTTCCCGGTGATCGACAACGACGAGCTGGCCAAGCTCGTCCACATCAACGCCGACGGTGACATGCCGGGGATGACGGCCGTCACCCTCTCCGGCCTCTACCGCGTCGCCGGCGGCGGCGAGGCCCTGGCCGCCCGGATCGAGGAGATCTGCGCCGAGGCCGACACCGCCATCGCCGACGGCGCCCGGCTGATCGTCCTGTCCGACCGGCACTCCGACGCCGAGCACGCGCCGATCCCGTCGCTGCTGCTCACCTCCGCCGTCCACCACCACCTCATCCGCACCAAGCAGCGCACCCAGGTGGGCCTGCTGGTCGAGGCCGGGGACGTCCGCGAGGTCCACCACGTCGCCCTGCTCATCGGCTACGGCGCCGCCGCCGTCAACCCCTACCTGGCCATGGAGTCCGTCGAGGACCTGGCCCGCGCCGGCACCTTCCTGCCCGCCGGCACGGAGCCCGAGGCGGCCATCCGCAACCTCATCAAGGCGCTCGGCAAGGGCGTGCTGAAGGTGATGTCCAAGATGGGCATCTCCACCGTCGCCTCCTACCGCGGCGCCCAGGTCTTCGAGGCCGTCGGCCTGGACCAGGAGTTCGTCGACACCTACTTCCACGGCACCGCCACCAAGATCGGCGGCGCGGGCCTGGACGTCATCGCCAAGGAGGTCGCCGCCCGCCACGCCAAGGCCTACCCGGCCTCCGGCATCGCCCCGGCCCACCGCGACCTGGAGATCGGCGGCGAGTACCAGTGGCGCCGCGAGGGCGAACCCCACCTGTTCGACCCCGAGACGGTCTTCCGCCTCCAGCACTCCACCCGCACCCGCCGCTACGACATCTTCAAGCAGTACACCAAGCGCGTCGACGAGCAGTCCGAGCGCCTGATGACGCTGCGCGGCCTCTTCGGCTTCGCCTCCGACCGACCCTCGATCCCCATCGACGAGGTCGAGCCCGTCTCCGAGATCGTCAAGCGGTTCTCCACCGGAGCCATGTCCTACGGCTCCATCTCCCAGGAGGCCCACGAGACCCTCGCCATCGCCATGAACCGACTGGGGGCGAAGTCCAACACCGGCGAGGGCGGCGAGGACCCCGAGCGGCTGTACGACCCCGCCCGCCGCTCGGCCATCAAGCAGGTCGCCTCCGGCCGCTTCGGCGTCACCAGCGAGTACCTGGTCAACTCCGACGACATCCAGATCAAGATGGCCCAGGGCGCCAAGCCCGGCGAGGGCGGTCAGCTCCCCGGACCCAAGGTCTACCCCTGGGTGGCCAAGACCCGCCACTCCACCCCCGGCGTCGGCCTGATCTCCCCGCCGCCGCACCACGACATCTACTCCATCGAGGACCTCGCCCAGCTCATCCACGACCTGAAGAACGCCAACCCCCAGGCGCGGATCCACGTCAAGCTGGTCTCCGAGGTCGGCGTCGGCACGGTCGCGGCGGGCGTCTCCAAGGCCCACGCCGACGTCGTGCTGATCTCCGGCCACGACGGCGGCACCGGCGCCTCCCCGCTCACCTCCCTCAAGCACGCGGGCGGGCCCTGGGAGCTCGGCCTGGCCGAGACCCAGCAGACCCTGCTGCTCAACGGACTGCGCGACCGGATCGTCGTCCAGACCGACGGTCAGCTCAAGACCGGCCGCGACGTGGTCATCGCCGCCCTCCTCGGCGCCGAGGAGTACGGCTTCGCCACCGCGCCCCTGGTCGTCTCGGGCTGCGTGATGATGCGCGTGTGCCACCTGGACACCTGCCCGGTGGGCATCGCCACCCAGAACCCCGTGCTGCGCGAGCGCTACAACGGCAAGGCCGAGTTCGTCGTGAACTTCTTCGAGTTCATCGCCGAGGAGGTCCGCGAAATCCTCGCCGAGCTGGGCTTCCGCACCCTGGACGAGGCCATCGGCCACGCCGAGGTGCTCGACGTCGACCGCGCGGTGGACCACTGGAAGGCCCAGGGCCTGGACCTGGCACCGCTGCTGCACGTGCCCGAGCTGCCCGAGGGCGCGGCCCGCCACCAGGTGGTCGCCCAGGACCACGGCCTGGAGAAGGCCCTGGACAACCAGCTCGTCAAGCTCGCCGCCGACGCCCTGTCGGCCGACACCGCCGAGGCCGCCCAACCGGTCCGCGCCCAGGTCCCCATCCGCAACGTCAACCGGACCGTGGGCACCATGCTCGGACACGAGGTGACCCGGAAGTTCGGCGGCGCGGGCCTGCCCGACGACACCATCGACATCACCTTCACCGGCTCCGCCGGCCAGTCCTTCGGCGCCTTCCTGCCGCGCGGCATCACCCTCCGCCTGGAGGGCGACGCCAACGACTACGTCGGCAAGGGCCTGTCGGGCGGACGCATCGTCGTCCGACCCGACCGGAGCGCGAAGCACCTGGCCGAGTACTCCACCATCGCCGGCAACACCCTCGCCTACGGCGCCACCGGCGGCGAGATGTTCCTGCGCGGCAGCGTCGGCGAACGCTTCTGCGTCCGCAACTCCGGCGCGCTGGTCGTCTCCGAGGGCGTGGGCGACCACGGGTGCGAGTACATGACCGGCGGCACCGCCGTCGTCCTCGGCCCGACGGGACGCAACTTCGGCGCCGGCATGTCCGGCGGCACCGCGTACGTCGTCGACCTCGACCCCGCCGGCGTCAACCCCGACGTCGCCGGCGCCGTCGAACCCCTGGACGACACCGACCGGCAGCGGCTCCACGACATCGTGCGCCGCCACCACGAGGAGACCGGATCCACCGTCGCCGAGGCGCTGCTCGCCGATTGGGACGGCGCCGTCGGCCGCTTCAGCAAGATCATGCCGACCACGTACAAGGCAGTGCTCGCCGCCAAGGACGCCGCCGAGCGAGCCGGACTGTCCCAGGCCGAGACCCACGAGAAGATGATGGAGGCGGCGACCAATGGCTGA
- the lgt gene encoding prolipoprotein diacylglyceryl transferase translates to MDTLAFIPSPSSGEIVLGPIPLRGYAFCIIAGVFVAVWLGGKRWVARGGQPGTVADIAVWAVPFGLVGGRLYHVVTDYQLYFGEGRNWVDAFKIWEGGLGIWGAIALGAVGAWIGCRRRGIPLPAYADAIAPGIALAQAIGRWGNWFNQELYGRPTELPWAVSIDNGVDTGTFHPTFLYESLWCVGVALLVIWADRRFTLGHGRAFALYVAAYTVGRFWIEYLRIDEAHEILGLRLNNWTSIAVFLGAVAYIVLSARLRPGREDVVEPAAGKPAGDDESAGDGEDGEAAARGDAFFDDEEAPAARRSTRGTGGDSPAAGD, encoded by the coding sequence ATGGACACCCTTGCCTTCATCCCCAGCCCGTCGTCCGGCGAGATCGTGCTCGGACCGATCCCGCTGCGGGGCTACGCGTTCTGCATCATCGCCGGTGTCTTCGTCGCGGTCTGGCTCGGCGGGAAGCGCTGGGTCGCCCGTGGCGGACAGCCCGGAACGGTCGCCGACATCGCCGTGTGGGCGGTGCCCTTCGGCCTGGTCGGCGGCCGTCTGTACCACGTCGTCACCGACTACCAGCTCTACTTCGGCGAGGGCCGGAACTGGGTCGACGCCTTCAAGATCTGGGAGGGCGGCCTCGGGATCTGGGGGGCGATCGCCCTGGGCGCGGTGGGCGCCTGGATCGGCTGCCGCAGGCGCGGCATCCCGCTGCCCGCCTACGCGGACGCCATCGCCCCGGGCATCGCGCTCGCCCAGGCCATCGGCCGCTGGGGCAACTGGTTCAACCAGGAGCTGTACGGACGCCCCACCGAGCTGCCGTGGGCCGTCAGCATCGACAACGGCGTCGACACCGGCACCTTCCACCCCACCTTCCTGTACGAGTCGCTGTGGTGCGTGGGCGTGGCCCTGCTGGTGATCTGGGCCGACCGCCGCTTCACCCTCGGCCACGGCCGGGCGTTCGCCCTGTACGTCGCGGCGTACACGGTGGGCCGCTTCTGGATCGAGTACCTGCGGATCGACGAGGCCCACGAGATCCTCGGACTGCGGCTGAACAACTGGACCTCGATCGCGGTGTTCCTGGGAGCGGTGGCCTACATCGTCCTTTCGGCCAGGCTCCGTCCGGGGCGCGAGGACGTGGTGGAACCGGCGGCCGGGAAGCCCGCCGGGGACGACGAGTCGGCCGGGGACGGGGAGGACGGCGAGGCCGCGGCACGCGGCGACGCCTTCTTCGACGACGAGGAGGCGCCCGCCGCGCGGAGGTCCACCCGCGGCACGGGCGGCGACTCCCCCGCCGCGGGCGACTGA
- a CDS encoding glutamate synthase subunit beta, which produces MADPKGFLTTDREVAKTRPVPERVKDWNEVYVPGSLLPIIGKQAGRCMDCGIPFCHNGCPLGNLIPEWNDYAYRGDWQAASERLHATNNFPEFTGRLCPAPCESACVLGISQPPVTIKNVEVSIIDKAWEAGNVTPQPPERLSGKTVAVIGSGPAGLAAAQQLTRAGHTVAVYERADRIGGLLRYGIPEFKMEKRHINRRIEQMRAEGTKFRTGVEIGRDIDAADLRKRYDAVVIAAGSTTARDLPVPGRELNGVHQAMEYLPLANKVQEGDYVAPPITAEGKHVVVIGGGDTGADCVGTAHRQGALSVTQLEIMPRPNEERDPVTQPWPTFPMLYKVTSAHEEGGERIYSVSTTHFEGDEDGNVQALHLVEVEFKDGKLEPKPGTERKIPAQLVTLAMGFTGIDRTNGLVDQFGLELDARGNVARDGDYATNVDGVFVAGDAGRGQSLIVWAIAEGRSAARAVDRYLTGDSSLPAPIRPTDRALAV; this is translated from the coding sequence ATGGCTGACCCCAAGGGCTTCCTGACCACCGATCGCGAGGTCGCCAAGACCCGCCCCGTGCCCGAGCGCGTCAAGGACTGGAACGAGGTCTACGTCCCCGGCTCCCTGCTGCCGATCATCGGCAAGCAGGCCGGACGCTGCATGGACTGCGGCATCCCGTTCTGCCACAACGGCTGCCCGCTGGGGAACCTCATCCCCGAGTGGAACGACTACGCCTACCGGGGTGACTGGCAGGCCGCCAGCGAACGGCTGCACGCCACCAACAACTTCCCCGAGTTCACCGGCCGGCTCTGCCCCGCCCCCTGCGAGTCCGCGTGCGTGCTGGGCATCAGCCAGCCGCCGGTGACCATCAAGAACGTCGAGGTCTCCATCATCGACAAGGCCTGGGAGGCCGGGAACGTCACCCCGCAGCCGCCCGAGCGGCTGTCGGGCAAGACCGTCGCCGTCATCGGCTCCGGCCCCGCCGGCCTGGCCGCCGCCCAGCAGCTCACCCGCGCCGGCCACACGGTCGCCGTCTACGAGCGGGCCGACCGCATCGGCGGACTGCTGCGCTACGGCATCCCCGAGTTCAAGATGGAGAAGCGGCACATCAACCGCCGCATCGAGCAGATGCGCGCCGAGGGCACCAAGTTCCGCACCGGTGTCGAGATCGGCCGCGACATCGACGCCGCCGACCTGCGCAAGCGCTACGACGCGGTCGTCATCGCCGCCGGTTCCACCACCGCCCGGGACCTGCCCGTCCCCGGCCGCGAGCTGAACGGCGTCCACCAGGCGATGGAGTACCTGCCGCTGGCCAACAAGGTCCAGGAGGGCGACTACGTCGCTCCCCCGATCACGGCCGAGGGCAAGCACGTCGTCGTCATCGGCGGCGGCGACACCGGCGCCGACTGCGTCGGCACCGCCCACCGCCAGGGCGCCCTCTCCGTCACCCAGCTGGAGATCATGCCCCGGCCGAACGAGGAGCGGGACCCGGTGACCCAGCCGTGGCCGACCTTCCCCATGCTCTACAAGGTCACCTCCGCGCACGAGGAGGGCGGCGAGCGGATCTACTCCGTCTCCACCACCCACTTCGAGGGCGACGAGGACGGCAACGTGCAGGCCCTGCACCTGGTCGAGGTCGAGTTCAAGGACGGGAAGTTGGAGCCCAAGCCCGGCACCGAGAGGAAGATCCCCGCCCAGCTCGTCACCCTCGCCATGGGCTTCACCGGCATCGACAGGACCAACGGTCTGGTCGACCAGTTCGGCCTGGAACTGGACGCGCGCGGCAACGTCGCACGCGACGGCGACTACGCCACCAACGTCGACGGCGTCTTCGTCGCCGGCGACGCCGGCCGCGGTCAGTCGCTGATCGTGTGGGCCATCGCCGAAGGCCGCTCCGCGGCCCGCGCCGTGGACCGCTACCTCACCGGCGACAGCTCCCTGCCCGCCCCCATCCGGCCCACCGACCGCGCCCTGGCGGTCTGA
- a CDS encoding VIT1/CCC1 transporter family protein, with translation MVSTAKEETDTTLRSGAPDSAHTDHHTHRDVSGGWLRPAVFGAMDGLVSNLALMTGVAGGAVDRNVIVITGLAGLAAGAFSMAAGEYTSVASQRDLVVAELEVERRELSRNPEEEQRELADLYRARGLPDELAEEVAGHLSKDPERALEIHAREELGVAPGELPSPMLAAVASFASFAAGAMLPVLPYLLGATVLWPAVVVALLGLFLCGAAVARITARSWWYSGLRQLLLGGSAAAVTYGLGTLFGVAVG, from the coding sequence ATGGTGTCCACGGCCAAAGAGGAAACCGACACGACGCTGCGGTCGGGAGCACCCGACTCGGCCCACACCGACCACCACACCCACCGCGACGTGAGCGGCGGCTGGCTGCGTCCGGCGGTCTTCGGTGCCATGGACGGGCTGGTCTCCAACCTCGCGCTGATGACGGGCGTCGCGGGCGGTGCCGTGGACCGGAACGTGATCGTCATCACCGGTCTGGCCGGGCTCGCCGCCGGTGCGTTCTCGATGGCGGCCGGCGAGTACACCTCGGTGGCCTCCCAGCGGGACCTGGTCGTGGCCGAGCTGGAGGTCGAGCGGCGCGAGCTGAGCCGCAACCCCGAGGAGGAACAGCGCGAGCTGGCCGACCTGTACCGGGCGAGGGGGCTGCCGGACGAACTGGCCGAGGAGGTCGCCGGACACCTGTCGAAGGACCCCGAGCGGGCCCTGGAGATCCACGCCCGGGAGGAGCTGGGCGTGGCCCCCGGCGAGCTGCCGTCCCCGATGCTCGCCGCCGTCGCCTCCTTCGCCTCCTTCGCGGCCGGTGCCATGCTGCCCGTACTGCCCTACCTGCTGGGAGCGACCGTGCTGTGGCCCGCGGTGGTGGTGGCGCTGCTGGGGCTGTTCCTGTGCGGCGCGGCCGTGGCGAGGATCACCGCCCGGTCCTGGTGGTACAGCGGGCTGCGGCAACTGCTGCTGGGAGGCTCCGCGGCCGCCGTCACCTACGGGCTGGGTACCCTGTTCGGAGTGGCCGTGGGCTGA
- a CDS encoding PPOX class F420-dependent oxidoreductase → MSPSIATNTRVDLDTLLEFVRPRHRALLLTRRADGSPQGSPVTCGVDGEGRIVVSTYPERAKVRNARRDPSVGVIVLSDDWNGPWVQVDGTAEVLDVPESVEPLVEYYRSVAGEHPDWDEYREAMVRQGKSLLRITPVRWGPVATGGFPARLAEGS, encoded by the coding sequence ATGAGTCCTTCCATCGCGACCAATACCCGTGTCGACCTCGACACTTTGCTGGAGTTCGTGCGTCCTCGCCATCGGGCGCTCCTGCTGACCCGCCGCGCCGACGGTTCCCCACAGGGGTCGCCGGTGACGTGCGGGGTGGACGGCGAGGGGCGGATCGTGGTCTCGACGTACCCGGAGCGGGCCAAGGTCCGCAACGCCCGACGCGACCCGTCCGTCGGTGTGATCGTGCTGTCGGACGACTGGAACGGGCCGTGGGTGCAGGTGGACGGCACGGCGGAGGTGCTGGACGTGCCGGAGTCCGTGGAACCGCTGGTGGAGTACTACCGGTCGGTCGCGGGTGAGCATCCGGACTGGGACGAGTACCGGGAGGCGATGGTGCGGCAGGGGAAGTCGCTGCTGCGGATCACGCCGGTGCGGTGGGGACCGGTGGCGACGGGTGGTTTCCCGGCACGGTTGGCGGAGGGTTCCTGA